In one window of Gemmatimonadaceae bacterium DNA:
- a CDS encoding prepilin-type N-terminal cleavage/methylation domain-containing protein encodes MRATSLQITQRRRDQHRGFTLVEVVLALTLLSGVVLMLSMGTTKFQRSVGDSNIRSRAQARADLQLAMARSWPTWSTLESLTGGGYNGVVDGLTTVTAVSADTTAGKRIKRITVTVSASTMPVPVKRTIAVAAP; translated from the coding sequence ATGCGCGCGACGTCCCTGCAAATCACGCAACGCAGGCGCGACCAGCACCGCGGCTTCACGTTGGTAGAAGTCGTGCTGGCGCTGACGCTGTTGAGCGGCGTCGTGCTCATGCTCTCCATGGGCACCACCAAGTTCCAGCGCTCAGTTGGCGACTCGAATATTCGCAGTCGCGCCCAGGCGCGGGCCGATCTGCAATTGGCCATGGCACGATCATGGCCCACCTGGAGTACGCTCGAGAGTCTGACCGGCGGCGGGTACAACGGAGTCGTTGATGGCCTGACCACCGTGACCGCCGTGTCCGCCGACACCACCGCCGGCAAGCGCATCAAGCGAATCACCGTCACCGTGAGCGCATCGACCATGCCAGTGCCCGTGAAGCGTACCATCGCGGTGGCGGCCCCATGA
- a CDS encoding prepilin-type N-terminal cleavage/methylation domain-containing protein, whose amino-acid sequence MSARRKGRTRRGFTLAELMIAMALFSIVLTAAVGFLVAQSKGFRVLADRSAGIQNGRFGRDILRQEIRTAGTNVTEEQPTIVYASPTVFAFNSDLTTNRADSIRLTGAVYVDPFASDAEVTALTTSNGITIPGSGFAYPLQSYSQTTGVFINSDAELITFRFALDTVAGSEGTYALYRQVNDRPAEVVASGLRQSQSKPFFKYWYDPAKFGATNPNIDSVPANWLPLSKNVAKRGVAPDTGTATSMRIDALRAVEVVYEATPPRGTTRDVVRYMIPLPNVANARQSRACGRVPLAPPAPTLQWRADSNAVMVTWARGTDDGTGEQDAIRYVLWRKLSSVTTWGTPITTLGVAPTGSYAYKDASVQKGSGKIYSYALALQDCTPNLSTLSTSGSVTVP is encoded by the coding sequence ATGAGCGCCCGCCGGAAGGGTCGCACCCGTCGCGGCTTCACCCTGGCCGAGTTGATGATCGCCATGGCGCTCTTCAGCATCGTGCTGACGGCGGCCGTGGGGTTTCTGGTGGCGCAAAGCAAGGGCTTTCGGGTGCTCGCCGATCGGAGTGCTGGTATCCAGAACGGACGTTTCGGACGGGACATCCTGCGACAGGAAATTCGTACGGCCGGCACGAACGTGACCGAAGAGCAGCCCACCATCGTGTACGCGAGCCCCACGGTGTTCGCGTTCAACAGTGACCTCACCACGAATCGCGCCGACTCCATTCGACTCACGGGCGCGGTATATGTCGACCCGTTCGCCAGCGACGCCGAAGTGACGGCGCTGACCACGTCCAACGGCATCACCATCCCCGGCTCCGGATTCGCCTATCCGCTGCAGAGCTATTCGCAGACCACCGGCGTGTTCATCAACAGCGACGCCGAGCTGATCACGTTTCGATTCGCGCTGGATACGGTGGCCGGCTCTGAGGGCACGTACGCGCTGTATCGTCAAGTGAACGACAGGCCGGCTGAGGTCGTGGCCTCCGGACTTCGGCAGTCGCAAAGCAAGCCATTCTTCAAGTATTGGTACGACCCGGCGAAATTCGGCGCGACCAATCCCAACATTGACTCGGTGCCTGCCAACTGGCTTCCGCTCTCGAAGAACGTGGCCAAGCGCGGTGTGGCACCGGACACGGGTACCGCCACCAGCATGCGCATCGATGCGCTGCGTGCGGTGGAGGTGGTGTACGAAGCAACGCCGCCGCGCGGCACCACCCGCGACGTGGTTCGCTACATGATTCCGCTGCCCAATGTGGCCAACGCACGACAGTCGCGCGCCTGTGGTCGCGTGCCGCTGGCGCCGCCGGCGCCGACACTGCAATGGCGTGCGGACAGCAACGCCGTCATGGTGACGTGGGCACGCGGCACCGATGACGGCACCGGTGAACAGGATGCCATTCGATACGTGCTGTGGCGCAAGTTGAGCAGCGTGACCACCTGGGGCACGCCGATTACCACGCTCGGCGTGGCACCCACTGGGAGCTATGCCTACAAGGACGCCAGTGTGCAAAAGGGCTCCGGTAAGATCTACAGCTACGCGCTGGCCCTGCAGGATTGCACGCCGAATCTCTCAACGCTTTCCACCTCCGGCTCGGTGACCGTGCCATGA
- a CDS encoding sulfite exporter TauE/SafE family protein, protein MSLDAKTWLLIALGVVSIFHLGSIAMAVGRHRKASPGERALPTPKGLGIGFITNFFDTLGIGSFAPTTALFRSTKSVTDEKIPGTLNVGHTTPTLIEAFIFISAVRVDPTTLISMIVAATLGAWLGAGVVSRLPKRAIQWGMGGCLLVAAVLMAMTALDKGVTPGEAIGVDGTKLVIAVVGNFILGALMTLGIGLFGPCLILVSLLGMTPKAAFPIMMGSCAFLMPVASLQFIRSLRFDLKAALGLIIGGAPAVLIAAFIVKEMPLNAVRWLVVVVVLYTAATLLRSAMVSRAEAAAEA, encoded by the coding sequence ATGTCGCTCGATGCCAAAACGTGGCTGCTCATTGCCCTCGGAGTCGTAAGCATCTTCCACCTCGGCTCGATCGCCATGGCCGTCGGACGTCACCGGAAAGCGTCGCCGGGGGAACGCGCGCTCCCGACTCCTAAAGGACTCGGCATTGGCTTCATCACCAACTTCTTCGACACGCTGGGTATCGGGTCGTTCGCCCCCACCACAGCGCTCTTCCGATCGACCAAGTCGGTGACCGATGAGAAGATCCCGGGCACGCTCAACGTCGGCCACACCACACCCACATTGATCGAAGCGTTCATCTTCATCAGTGCCGTCAGGGTTGATCCTACCACGCTGATTTCGATGATCGTTGCGGCTACGCTGGGCGCGTGGCTTGGTGCCGGCGTGGTGTCCCGTCTCCCCAAACGTGCGATCCAATGGGGCATGGGCGGGTGCCTATTGGTAGCGGCGGTGCTGATGGCCATGACCGCGCTCGACAAGGGTGTGACCCCGGGTGAGGCCATTGGTGTCGACGGCACCAAGCTCGTGATCGCAGTCGTGGGCAACTTCATTTTGGGTGCCCTGATGACACTGGGCATCGGCCTCTTCGGCCCCTGCCTGATTCTGGTGAGCCTGTTGGGCATGACCCCCAAGGCGGCGTTCCCCATCATGATGGGATCGTGCGCCTTCCTGATGCCAGTGGCATCGCTGCAGTTCATCCGCTCGCTCCGCTTCGACCTCAAGGCGGCACTCGGGCTGATCATCGGCGGCGCGCCGGCGGTGCTTATCGCCGCGTTCATTGTGAAGGAGATGCCGTTGAACGCCGTGCGTTGGCTCGTGGTCGTGGTGGTGCTGTATACGGCAGCGACGCTGCTGCGGTCGGCCATGGTCTCGCGTGCGGAGGCCGCAGCGGAGGCCTGA
- a CDS encoding elongation factor G, with product MRDYDSAGIRNIAVVGHGASGKTSLVDALCFAAGSGKRHGTIKDGTALTDHLPEEIERGYSISLGCAYLEWMDSKVNFIDTPGSLDFQGDALAGLTAADGALCVIGAASGVEVGTERMFRAAVARQDPILFVVSMMDKEHADFDRVYAQIKQRLSTKVIPVEVPIGAGADFRGVINLFTQRAYMYTSGAKGEFVEADIPAECQERYERYRQELIEAISATDDALLEKYLEGGEIDRDSAINGMKEAMKRMDLFPLFAVSSDSMIGVRALLTELVQLMPNAYEMEEMHALTGAEGHETIQLHATDNGPFAALVFKTLAEPHVGDVSYFRVLSGSVSNGQEVYNATRDGAEKLGHLAVPCGRERVEVPVLHAGDIGCVTKLRNTHTNDTLSTREHPIRLPSVAFPEPLVQFAVRATMRGEEEKLQLGLKRLHDEDPTIDVHYNPETHETIVGGLGERHLDVAMAVLKRKFGVQADLTRPRIAYREALTAKAEGQGRHKKQTGGRGQFGDCWVRLSPMPRGEGYLFDNKIVGGVIPSKYIPAVDRGIQEASVRGVLGGFPLVDFRAELFDGSTHSVDSNEMAFKMAGILAFKAVAPKCRPVILEPLDLLEIVVPDAFLGDVLGDVSGRRGHILGTDADGDRTTIRAVVPQSELHLYATQLYSLTHGHGTFTRRFNSYEQVPADAAQKIIAENAKEAEEVEV from the coding sequence ATGAGAGACTACGATAGCGCCGGTATCCGAAACATTGCCGTGGTCGGCCACGGCGCGAGCGGCAAGACGAGCCTGGTCGATGCGCTCTGCTTCGCCGCCGGCTCCGGCAAGCGACACGGCACCATCAAGGACGGCACCGCGCTCACCGATCACCTCCCCGAGGAGATCGAGCGCGGGTATTCCATCTCGCTGGGGTGTGCCTACCTGGAGTGGATGGACAGCAAGGTCAACTTCATTGATACGCCGGGCTCACTGGACTTCCAGGGTGATGCCCTGGCCGGGCTGACCGCGGCAGACGGCGCCCTGTGCGTGATTGGCGCGGCCAGCGGTGTGGAAGTGGGCACCGAGCGGATGTTCCGGGCCGCCGTGGCGCGTCAGGATCCTATCCTGTTTGTCGTCTCCATGATGGACAAGGAGCACGCGGACTTTGACCGGGTGTACGCCCAGATCAAGCAACGCCTGTCCACCAAGGTGATACCGGTGGAAGTGCCCATCGGTGCGGGTGCCGACTTCCGTGGCGTGATCAATCTGTTCACGCAGCGTGCGTACATGTACACCAGCGGCGCGAAGGGTGAATTCGTCGAGGCCGACATTCCGGCGGAATGCCAGGAGCGCTATGAGCGCTACCGCCAGGAACTGATCGAAGCCATCAGTGCCACCGATGACGCGCTGCTGGAGAAGTATCTCGAAGGCGGCGAAATCGATCGCGACAGCGCGATCAACGGCATGAAGGAGGCCATGAAGCGCATGGACCTCTTCCCGCTGTTTGCCGTGTCGTCGGACAGCATGATCGGGGTGCGCGCATTGCTCACTGAACTGGTGCAGCTGATGCCCAACGCCTACGAAATGGAGGAGATGCACGCGCTCACGGGCGCCGAAGGCCATGAGACCATCCAGTTGCATGCCACCGACAACGGTCCGTTTGCCGCGCTGGTGTTCAAGACGCTGGCCGAACCGCATGTGGGCGATGTGAGCTACTTCCGCGTGCTGTCGGGGAGCGTGTCCAATGGACAGGAGGTGTACAACGCCACCCGCGACGGCGCCGAAAAATTGGGGCATCTGGCGGTCCCGTGCGGGCGGGAGCGGGTCGAAGTGCCCGTGTTGCACGCTGGCGACATCGGGTGCGTGACCAAGCTGCGCAACACGCACACCAACGACACGCTGTCCACGCGGGAGCATCCCATTCGGCTGCCGTCCGTGGCGTTTCCCGAGCCGTTGGTGCAATTCGCCGTGCGCGCCACCATGCGCGGTGAGGAGGAAAAACTCCAGTTGGGGCTCAAGCGACTGCACGATGAAGACCCCACCATTGACGTGCACTACAATCCCGAAACGCACGAGACCATCGTGGGCGGTCTGGGTGAACGGCATCTCGATGTGGCGATGGCCGTGCTCAAGCGCAAGTTCGGCGTGCAGGCCGACCTCACGAGGCCGCGCATCGCGTACCGCGAGGCGCTGACGGCCAAGGCGGAAGGGCAGGGTCGTCACAAGAAGCAAACCGGCGGGCGCGGCCAGTTTGGCGATTGCTGGGTGCGGCTCAGCCCCATGCCGCGCGGCGAGGGCTACCTGTTCGATAACAAGATCGTGGGCGGGGTCATTCCGTCGAAGTACATCCCGGCGGTGGACCGCGGCATTCAGGAAGCGTCTGTACGCGGTGTGCTGGGCGGATTCCCGCTGGTGGACTTCCGCGCCGAACTGTTCGACGGATCAACGCACTCGGTGGACTCGAACGAAATGGCGTTCAAGATGGCGGGGATACTGGCGTTCAAGGCAGTGGCTCCCAAGTGCCGACCGGTGATCCTCGAGCCGCTGGATCTGCTCGAAATTGTCGTCCCGGACGCCTTCCTGGGCGATGTGCTGGGTGATGTCTCGGGCCGACGCGGGCACATTCTGGGCACGGATGCCGACGGCGATCGCACCACCATTCGTGCCGTGGTGCCGCAGTCGGAACTGCACCTCTACGCGACACAGTTGTACTCGCTCACCCACGGGCACGGGACTTTCACCCGTCGCTTCAACAGCTACGAACAGGTGCCGGCGGACGCTGCGCAGAAGATCATCGCCGAGAACGCGAAAGAGGCCGAGGAAGTGGAGGTGTAA